The following is a genomic window from Chryseobacterium ginsenosidimutans.
TACGTCGACCTGATTCATGAATGCACTTATGGACTGGCCGTTTCCGTGAAGCATCAGAAGGGGCTCACCTTCGCCGTAAGTTTCATAATACATTTTGATACCATTTACATCAGCAAATTTTCCGTGAGGCATGTTTCCGATAATATTCTGTCCTTTAATTAATAAAGATTTTTTTCCACTGAAAGGTTGGTTGTCAGAAGTTGTGATGGAGAAATTTTTAACATGAGTTATTTTATTTCTTCCGATACCTTCAACCCAGTTTTTTTCTAAAATTAAATCTTCTTCAAATCCACTGTTTTTTAAAGAGATCTCTTTCCATTTTTTTGTTTTTCCATCATTTACTTCCAACTTAAAATCATCAAAATAAAAATCACCGTTATCTTCAGCAAAAGCACCAATGTTTAATATTCTTGCTTTAGAATTAATGTTTCCTTCTATTGTAAAAGTTTTCCATTCGGATGTTACTTTTATATTTGAGTATGCTTGGTTTTCAAAGAATCCTGTTGTATCGTCTATATTGTCTACTCTTGCCCAAATAGCACATTTAGAGTTATTATCATTTTCTTTTCTGATTTTTGCCGATGCTCGGAATTTCCAGTTTTGCATATTTTGCACATTCACGGGCTGAACGAGTGAAGTCCATCCGGCTACTATAGTTTTACTTTGAGCAAAAGCTACAACCGAAAACAATAAAAGGGAAATTGTAATAAAATTTTTCATAAATATGTTTGTTATAAATTATTCAAATCCTGCGCAATCAGCCAAGCCTCGCTCCAACATGCCTGAAAATTAAAGCCGCCCGTCACAGCATCGATATTTAACACTTCGCCGGCAATATAAAAATTGGGCAAAATCTTAGAAGACATGTTTTTGAAGTTAATTTCCTTTAAATCAACGCCTCCGGCGGTTACAAATTCGTCTTTGAAGGTTGATTTTCCTGTAACTTTAAACTTTTTTTTGCATAAATTTTCGAGAATGCTCTGCATTTCTTTTCCTGAAAGTTGAGCAACCTGCTTATTGAGATCAACTTTTGACACTTCTAAAATTCGTTGCCAAAAACGATTGGTTATATCAAATATCTTTGATTGTCCGATAGTCTTTTTAGGATTCGATTGTCTGAAATTCTGAAATAATTCTTCCGCATCTTCTATGTCTTTGGAAATAAAATTAACCTGAATTTGAAAATTGTATTTCACTTTTGCCAAATTAATCGCTTCCCAAGCTGAAATTTTCAGAATCGCAGGTCCCGAAAGTCCCCAATGGGTAATTAATAATGGCCCACTTTCTTCTGTTTTTAATGTTGGAATCGATGTTTCTGCCATTTCAAAACTTGTTCCCAATAAATCTTTCAGCAAATCATCTTTAATATTGAAAGTAAAAAGGGAAGGAACCAAATCAATAATTTTATGACCCAAATTCTCAACCATCTTTAGAGATTTTGGAGAACTTCCAGTTGTGTAAATCACGAAATCAGCTTCAAAGTCGCCCAAACTAGTTTTAACTACATATTTTCCATCTTGTTTTTCAATTTCCTTGACAGAACATTTTGTCTTTACTTCAATATTTTTTTGCTGAATTTCATGTAATAAAGCGTTGATGATTGTCTGTGAAGAATTGCTTTCAGGGAAAATTCTGTTATCCTTTTCTATTTTCAACGGAACTTTTCTCTGATCGAACCAATCCATTGTATCTCCAGGCTGAAATTTGGTGAAAACACTCAACAATTCCTTATTTCCACGAGGATAAAACTGAACCAGTTCTTTAGGATCAAAACAGGCATGACTTACATTACATCTTCCGCCTCCGGAGATTTTAACTTTCTGAAGGACATCAGAGTTTTGCTCGAGAATGGTAATTTTATATTTTGTTTCGTCAAGATTGGATGCTGCGAAAAATCCTGCTGCACCGCCTCCGATAATGATAATTTGCTTCATAATTCTTTTAATCTTATGCTCAAGATTATTTTTACAAAACTACAATTTTTATAAACCATCTTATTTGAGTAATTTTGACGAATATAATTTAATTATACTAAAACTGATTTTCAAATGATTTTTTACCATAAATTCGAAGTTCGTTGGAGTGATCTTGATGCCAACAAACATTTAGCAAATTCATCTTACGTTCAATACTGTGCACAAACCAGAATGGCTTTTATGAAGCAGGAAAAAATGGGAGTTACGCAAATGAGCCGATGGGGAATTGGTCCGGTTATCATGCACGAAAGATTTTCTTTTTTCAAAGAAATATTTGCAGATCAAACCGTCATTGTAAGCCTTGAAATTGATGGCTGTGCGGAAGATTGTTCCATTTATCGTTTTGTACACAAGTTTTATACTCCTGAAGGAGATCACTGTGCCACTTCAGAAGCAACCGGTGTTTGGATCGATACCATGCTGAGAAAGATGACAACGCCGCCGAATGATGTGGTAGAAGCAATGAATAAATACAAATCTCCCGAAACAGTTCTTTTAACAAGAGAAGATTTTAAAAAGCTGCCTTTCCGCCCGGAAAATATTGATCCGGCAAAACTGGTATAAATTAATTTAAGGTTAAAAAGTAAATGTTATCATTTAAACATTACTTATTACCAATTACGTATTACTTATAATAAAAATTTATGTTTGAAGATAAAGAACCGGAATTAACGCCGATTTCCAAATTAGGAGAATTTGGTTTAATAAAACACTTGACAAAGCATTTTCCGTTAGCCAACGAATCTTCTGAGCTTGGAGTGGGAGATGATGCTGCGGTTATAAATCCTGGCAATAAAAAAGTTGTATTGACGACCGATGTTTTGGCAGAAGGCGTTCATTTCAATTTAGGATATGTTCCGTTGAAGCATTTGGGGTATAAAGCTGTTGTTGTTAATTTGAGTGATATTGCTGCAATGAATGCAACACCAACACAGATTTTAGTTTCTCTGGCTGTTTCAAACCGTTTTCCGGTGGAAGCATTAGAAGAACTTTATGCAGGAATTCAGACAGCTTGTTCTCGTTATAAAGTTGATTTAATTGGCGGAGATACAACAAGTTCCAATGCCGGACTTGTGATGAGCATCACCGCTGTCGGACTAGAAAATGACGAAAATATTGTAAAAAGAAGTACAGCAAAACCAAACGATCTGCTTGTGGTAACAGGTGATTTGGGTGGAGCTTATATGGGACTTCAGATTTTGGAAAGAGAACATGCCGTTTTTTTAGCAGATCCGAATATGCAGCCTGAAATGGAAGGCTACGACTATATTCTGGAAAGACAGCTAAAACCTGAAGCAAGAACGGATGTGAAAGCAATTTTAGAACAGTTGGACATTAAACCAACCTCTATGATTGATGTTTCTGATGGTTTGGCTTCAGAAATTCTTCATCTTTCTGATCAGTCACAAGTTGGATTCAGATTGTATGAAGAGAAAGTTCCGATGGATAACCTGACGATTACAACGGCGGATGAATTTAATTTAAATCCGGTGATGACCGCTCTTAGTGGTGGTGAAGATTATGAATTATTATTCACGATTTCTCCAAATGATTTTGAGAAAATGAAAAACCACCCGGATTTTAGCATTATCGGTCATGCAGTTGAAAAAGAAGAAGGGAACTTTATGGTGGCAAGAGGTTCAAATCAATTGGTTGCTTTAACGGCGCAGGGTTGGGATGCTTTTTTAGGAAATCAACAAAACGAATAAAATTTTATTTAATTTTAAATATTGTTAAAAAACCACTACGGATTGTAGTGGTTTTTATTATTTAAAAAGGTTGTTCCGTGCATCGATCATCTCCTGGAGGGCAATATGTTCCGCCGCCGCCTGAACCACCACCTCCTCCTACGGCAACACATTGTCCGGGATTTCCGTCGTCATTCATTTCGCATGCTTTTCCGAAGGTACATTCGCAATCTGTCCAGCAATAAGCGGAATCTCCGTTGCTGTGACAGCCGTCTCCGCCTCCACCAAGAATGTGGGATAGGTCTTTTCTTAAAAGTTTTTTGATGTTTTTCATAATTAAAGTTTTGAATTGGTTTAAAATATTTTGTAATAATTAAATATAAAGAAATTTATTAATCGAATTCGTAAATTATAAGAAAACCAGGATAAAAAAGATTTAAAAATAATGTCAGTTTATCTCATCCTTTCATTATTCCAACTCATCATAGCATCTCGACACTTAATCAAGTAATTTTTGTAAAAAAGAAACGAAGACCTCTCTTTGCATAAATTTTTTAATTATGAAGAAAGGTCTTTTGACTGCTTTTTATTGTTTTACCCACTTCAGTTGTTGGGTAAACGCACAGACCGGAATTTCCGGAGAGCTTAAAACGGAATATATTCCGTACTCCAGCTATATCCGACCGGAAGACAGTGTAAAAACGGATTCTAAGAGTGATTTTAAAAGGGTAGATCTAAGCTTTAATATTCCATTATCAATGAAGAAAAATGAGGATGGAAAAGTGAAGTCGTGGTCTTTGCTGGTTAATGGTTCTTATGCAAAAATGTCCCACAGAAACTATGAAACTCAGTTATTTCCTGACCAAATGCTGAACGCTCAGGTCGGTTTGCAACATTTAAGACCTTTAGGCGGAAAATGGAGTATGATGATGACGGCATCTGTTGGTGTTTATACAGATCATGAAAATGTAGATTTTGATGATGTTTTGGGACAAGGCGGGGTACTTTTTATCAAGAATTTTAATCCTAAGCTTGCTCTTGGTTTAGGCCCTGTTCTGACAACAGCGTTTGGAGTTCCAATGATTATGCCCTGGATTTATTTTGATTGGAAAACAGGTAATAAAATTAAATTTAACATCAATTTTCCGGAAGGAATGGAAGCCGGCTATCAGTTCACCGACAAATTTGCATTAAAGGCGGTAGTCGGTTTAAATGGAATGACCGTAGAAAGAAACAAGGACGGAAAATCGGTATTACTGGGATATCAGCAAATTACAGCAGGCTTAAGACCGGAAATTAAGATCAATGAATCATTAAGCCTGAAATTAACAGGAGGAACGGCCTTACTGAGAAGTTTCAATGAAAACGAACGCAAAATAAAAAGCATTTTTAAAATGAAACAAGGTGAAGATCCCCGATTTGCAAGCACATTTTATGTAGCAGTTGCCCTACGTTGGAATTTACCCTAAACTATTTACTAATGAGCTTCTTATACACAACCTGACTGAGCAATTCTTCTTTTCGAGTTCTGGATATAGGAAGCTCAATTTTATTGATAAACAAACGTCCTCCTGAGATCATATCGATATGAGTGATATTGATTAAAAAAGATTTATGAATCCTGAAAAAATGCTCAGCAGGAAGCGATTCTTCGATAGCTTTCATTGTTTGATGAATAACAAGCGATTTATCTTTAAAATGAAGCTTCGTATAATTCTGCATACTTTCAATAAATAAAATATCTACCCATGAAACTTTGATAAAAGAATCAGACTGTCGCACATACAAAAAAGGATCATCGAAGGGTGTATTCCTTTTTATTTTTTCGGACATGATGAATTGCTGATGTGCCTTATTCACCGCCTGATAAAAACGATTAAAAGCAATAGGTTTCAACAGATAGTCGACCACCTGAAGCCTATATCCTTCCAAAGCATATTCTGAGTAAGCGGTTGTAAGAATGCATAACGGCGGATTTTCCAATTGTTCTAAAAACTCAAGACCTGTTAAATAAGGCATATTAATATCCAGAAAAAGAAGGTCAATTTGATGGCTCTGTACTTTAGAATTGGCTTCCAAAGCAGTTGCACAAGTATCTACAACCTCTAAAAAGTCAATTTGATCGGCCATTTCTTTCAGATGAAATCTCGCTAACGGCTCATCATCTATAATTAAGCATTTCATTTTGGGAAGATTATTGTTCGTCATTTTCTTGGGATAATTTTAAAGTTAAAGAAACTTTGTAAATGTCATCATCAGATTCGATTTTTAATGTGTGTGAATCCGGATATTGAAGGTTTAGCCGTTTTTTTACATTTTGCAGACCGATTCCATGTGCACCGTCTTTCTTTTTGTAAGTGGTGAGGTTAGAATAAGAATTTTCAACATAAAAGGAAAGTATATTGTCCTCTTCTTTACATGAAATAATGATGTAACCTTTGTGCCCGGGCAAACGACAAACATATTTAAAAGCATTTTCTATAAATGGAACGAGCAAAAGAGGAGCAATAAAAGCTTTTTTATTATTGATGTCCCAAGTGGCTTTTACGTCCAGTTCGTTTCCCCATCTCAATTTTTCAACTTCAACAAGATCTTGGAGATATTGAATTTCCTGGCTGACCATAACCTGATTTTTATTGCAGTGATACAATTGGTACCGCAGAATATCAGAAAATTTTAACAACAGAAATGAAGCGAGTTCCGTATTCGTTTTCATTAAAATATGAATGTGGTTCAAGACATTGAATATCACATGCGGGTTAATCTGATCCTGTAAAAGCTTAAGCTGACTTTCCAAATGTGCCTGCTGAAGTAGAATATGATCACGTTCTATTTTTCCATGTTCGAGATAAAACCTTATTCCACAAGCAGTTCCGATAATGAGAAGTGATGCAGGGATTGATAAGTAAAAACCTTTCCACAGCGCAGCCAGATGCCCCGAGAAACTTGGCGGAAGAGGAGTTTGTGCGTCGATATAGATATAAGCAAAGACAAATGAAAATATAAAACTCAGTAAAATAATTACAATTCCGGCTTCTACTAAGAAATGATTCATCTTTTTGGAAATCAGAGCTTTTGGAAGCAATTTGTCGGTTAAGAAGTGTGCAAAAATAGAAGAACTTATCAGAATAACGGTAGTCTGCAGAAATGCATTATATATTCCGGAATCAACCTGAATCTGCATCCAGATCGCCATCCCGAAAACAAACCAGAAAATGATAATTAGTATATGTTTTTTTAAAAAAAGCTTTGTCATAGATTAAGCAGGTAGATTTATAAAAAATTAGAAACCACAATTTGCAGTTTCTAATACGTAAAGATAATTTAAGTTTTTAGAACAGAAAGTATCCGATTCCCAGTGAAAAGCTGTGAGGTTTAGACTTAAATTCCTTGCTGATGCTGGATAATCCTGTCTCATAACGGAGGTCAACACTGAAGTTTTTATAATCAATTCCAACGCCTCCTGTGATCCCAACATTGAACTTGTTAAATCCTTCCTGTAACACCTTAGTTGTAGATAAATTATCATTAAAAGCATAACTGTAAACGCCACCTGCAAATGCTCTGATATTGAAATCTTTGTTGTTGACGATTTTGTAACCAATGACGATAGGTACGTTAATGGAATTCCACTTTAATTTTGACGAACTTCCATCTTTCATTTCGTAAGAAGTTTTCCTTTTGTTGAATAAAACCTCTCCTTGTACATATAAATGGTTAAAATCTACCCTTGTCATCATTCCGGTCTGATATCCCAAGCCATATTTTCCTTCGAGTGCCGAAGATTCGGAAGACATTTTTGTAAAATTGGTTCCTCCCTTTATGCCGATGTGAAAGGCTAGTGTTTGTTGTGCATTGGCATCAACCGAACAAGTAATGCATGCAAATAATGAGCTTAATGCTAAAAAACGTTGTTTCATAAGATGTTATTAAAATCTGATGCAAAACAACAACTGCAAGCGATGAATTGAAATTTTATTTGATGAATGGTAAGGATGATTTGACGAGAAGTGAATTCTATTTGAAAAAGAATCCCCGCTACGAATGCAACGGGGATTTTAATATGATTTAAAACTAATTTTTATGCTTTCACAATATTAATAATAACCTCAGTTGCCTTTTCCATGCTTTCTAGAGCCACATATTCGTAAGGACCGTGGAAATTCATTCCGCCTGCAAAAATATTCGGACAAGGAAGTCCCATATAAGATAATTGCGCTCCGTCTGTTCCGCCTCTGATGGCTTTGATCTTCGGTTCAATATTCGCTTCTTTCATCGCTTTCGCAGCAAGATCAATGATATGCATTTTGCCTTCAAACTGCTGCTTCATATTGCGGTATTGTTCTTTAATTTCAATTTCTGCTGTTCCTGCGCCATGTTTTTGGTTAAACTCAGCAACTTTTTCCTCCATGAATTTCTTTCTCGCTTCATATTTTTCTTCATCGTGATCTCGGATGATATATTGAAGTTTAGCCTCAGAAATATCAGCATTCACGTCCATTAAATGATAAAAGCCGTCAAAACCTTTAGTAGTAGCGGGAGTTTCATTTGCCGGAAGTAATTGAATAAATTCAGCAGCTAAAAGACCTGCATTCACCATTTTTCCGAAAGCATAACCTGGGTGTACACTCAATCCGTGGATTTTTACCACAGCTCCTGCTGCATTGAAGTTTTCATATTCCAGTTCTCCAACTTCACTTCCGTCCATTGTATAAGCGAATTCTGCCCCGAATTTTGCCACATCAAATTTATGCGCTCCTCTTCCGATTTCTTCATCGGGGGTAAATCCTACGGCTATTCTTCCGTGCTTAATTTCAGGATGAGCAATTAAATATTCAGCAGCCGTTACAATTTCTGCACAACCTGCTTTGTCATCGGCTCCCAAGAGAGTATTTCCGTCAGTTGTAATTAGCGTTTGACCGATATATTTTTTTAAACTTTCAAATTTTGAAGGTGATAAAGTAAATCCTGTTGTCTGATTTAAAACCAAATCACTTCCGTCATAATTTTCCCAAACCTGAGGTTTTACATTTTCCCCACTGAAATCCGGTGAAGTATCATAATGGGAAATAAATCCAACAGTAGGCCTGTCGTCATTTTCAAGGTTTGAAGGAACGTAACCCATTATATAACCGTTTTCGTCAATCGACACATTCTCCAAACCGATTGTTTTCAGTTCTTCAACAATGTATTTTGCGATGTCCCACTGCCTTTCCGTAGAAGGAGTTGTTTCACTTTCTGCGTCGCTCGTTGAATAGATTTTTACATAATTAAGAAAACGGTTCAGTAGTTTTTCTTTCCATAATTGGTTGAATTCCATAGTACTCATCAGATATAGTAAATTTAAAATAGCGCAAATTGCCGGTTGATGGGTTACTGATAAAAACGGTTTTTACAGGTGCCATCAACAGCAACTTACACACACCAAAAATAATTAAAGTTTTTGAACAAAAGCAGCTAATTTTGAACAAAATTTAGAGAGTATGAAATCATCATTTGTAATACGGCCTCAAACTTTATTTTGGTGTTCTGAGAATATGAAAACTAATTATTTGAATAAACTGATACTTCTTAGAAATTTTGATATTCTAAAGATGACGAAATACAATGTTTAATTCCAAACAGAATGATTTAGTTGTTGAGAAGAATTCGATATTTATTGTCACGCTAAATCGTATTTTAGTTCTGTATATCAATTAGTTGTTTGTTTTTAAGCTGTGTAATTAATTTGCTAATTATTTAGGTAAAATCTGCAAAAAAGTTATTTTTTGTAGCAGGAAAAAAAGCATATTTAATTTTATGTTTATAGCTAATGTGTTGATTTATTGTATTGTTGTTTTGTAAAACGATTTTTTTCTAATATTTCTTAAGAATATCCTTTCAAATAAATAATCAGATTATGGCTGTCAGTTTCCAACCATTTATAATATATGATTGTAAACTGATGTTTTTTTTACTAAATGAGATAAAAAAGGTTTTCGGATAATTTATCTGACATTAAATATTAGTTATTGAAATTTTGAATGAGATATAAATGTTTGATAATCAAAATAATGATACATTTGTTTATTAGCAGGCTAAACTTGTTTAGTTTTATTATATTTGAGAAAATCTAAAAGTAAAATGTTTCTTACTGAATGTCCACGTGATGCAATGCAGGGTTGGGGAGAATTTATCCCGACAGATAAAAAAATAGATTATATCAACTCATTAATGGATGTTGGTTTTGATGTGTTAGATTGCCTTAGTTTTGTTTCTCCCAAAGCGATTCCCCAAATGGCTGACTCTAATGAGGTTGCTGAAAATATTGATAAATCGCGCTCTAATACAAAGGTTTCTGCAATTATTGCAAATTATAAAGGAGCAGAAAAAGCACTTAAACACCAATCGGTAGATATTATAGGCTTTCCGTTTTCTATTTCTGAAACTTTTCAGCATAGAAATACCAATAAAAATCAGGAAGAGGCTTTTAACGAAATCCTCAGAATGCAGGAATTGGTAAAAAGTGAGGATAAGCAGTTAAATATCTATTTCTCAATGGCTTTCGGAAATCCATATGGAGAAATGTGGAAATGGAAAGATGTTGATTTCTGGGCTCAGAGATTTTCAGAAATAGGAATTAAAGATGTCTTACTTTCTGATACAACGGGAGTTGCAACACCGGAAACAATATCGCTTTTATTTGGAAAAATACCTTCAAAATATCCCGACATTAATTTTGGAGCCCATTTTCATAACCGTTATGAAGATTCTTACTCAAAATTAAAAGCAGCTTACGATCAAGGTTGTACAAGATTCGACAGTGCAATAAAAGGAATTGGCGGTTGCCCGATGGCAAAAGATGATTTGGTTGGAAATATGCCGACAGAGCAGGTAATTAATTTCATGAGCGTAGAAAAAGCGAGTCACAAATTGAATTTATTAAACTTCGAAAGCTCTTATAATAAAGCAAAAGATATTTTTCATTTTTAAATAATGATAATCTTCGCAGATTTAATAAAATAACAATTAATAAAGAATCACAAAAATGTTACCAATAATCTCACCTTCTGAATTAAAAAATCTTTCGGTAGAAAATATTATCATTCTAGATGCAAGAGTCGGGAAAGATGTTCATCAAAATTACCTTGGTAAACATATTAAAGGAGCAAGATTCATTAATTTGGATAAAGATCTGGCTGAAATTGGTGAAGATGCGGCTTTTGGAGGAAGACATCCGCTTCCGAAAATTGAAAAGTTTGCAGAAACACTTTCAAATCTCGGAATTTCGGAAGATTCCCATGTTGTTGTTTATGATGATAAAAATGGATCAAATGCAGCTGCGAGAGCTTGGTGGATGCTGAAATCTTTTGGACTTGAGAATGTTCAGGTTCTGGATGGCGGATTTCAAAATGCAGAAAAAGAAGAACTGCAGTTTTCTTCAGGAGAGGAAATCTTTGAGAAGACCGAATTAATTGAAAAAGATACATGGCTTTTTCCTGTTTCGGCTTTAGAAGTTGTTGAAAATGAGTTAACAAACAATTATTCAACCGTAATTGATGTAAGAGATGCTTATCGTTATAAAGGTGAATCTGAACCGATTGATTTAATTGCCGGTCATATTCCGGGAGCAATAAATATTCCTTTTTCTGAAAATCTTGATGAAGAGGGGATTTTCCTGAAACCTGAAGTTTTAAAAGAAAAATATTCGAAATTATTAGAAAATAAACCTCAAAATTTGATAATTCACTGTGGTTCCGGAGTTACAGCGTGTCACACGATTTTGGCTTTGAATTATGCAGGTTTTACAATTCCTAATTTGTATGTTGGCTCTTGGAGTGAATGGAGTAGAAGAGAGGGAAAAGAAATTGCAAAAGAAATCTAAGAAAATATTCCTTTACCATTTCTTGATGGTAATTAACAAAATAAAAGGCTGCCAAAATTGACAGCCTGTTTTATTTTAATTAGAGTTTTAAAGCATTCCCAGCTCAAACTTCGCTTCTTCACTCATCATATCCTTGTTCCAGCTTGGTTCGAAAGTAAGCTCCAAATCAACGCTTTTCACATTTTCCACTTCTCCAACCTTATCTTTTACTTCCTGTGGAAGGGTTTCTGCAACCGGACAGTTTGGTGTAGTAAGTGTCATAATAATTTTCACATCACCATCTTCAGAGATCTGAACGTCATAAATAAGTCCTAATTCGTAAATATCCACCGGAATTTCGGGGTCGTACACGGTTTTTAAAACTCCAATGATTTCTTCTCCTATATCGGCAATTTGATCGTCTGTAAATTTCATTTTTTAATCTAGATTGATA
Proteins encoded in this region:
- a CDS encoding alpha/beta fold hydrolase → MKNFITISLLLFSVVAFAQSKTIVAGWTSLVQPVNVQNMQNWKFRASAKIRKENDNNSKCAIWARVDNIDDTTGFFENQAYSNIKVTSEWKTFTIEGNINSKARILNIGAFAEDNGDFYFDDFKLEVNDGKTKKWKEISLKNSGFEEDLILEKNWVEGIGRNKITHVKNFSITTSDNQPFSGKKSLLIKGQNIIGNMPHGKFADVNGIKMYYETYGEGEPLLMLHGNGQSISAFMNQVDVFSKKYKVIIVDCRERGKSTYDKTKELTFDIQVEDLKQFLDQQNIKKVKILGWSDGGILAILMALKHPDLVDKIACSGANIFPEGVTDEEFKESKETLARLIKENKDGKNDVYIDLYNLDLKYPNLKYEDLKAIRCPSLIMAGDKDVIKTEHTVKIAESIPKGQLAIIPNSTHSVVVEKPELFNSLVMDFFDDK
- a CDS encoding NAD(P)/FAD-dependent oxidoreductase, producing the protein MKQIIIIGGGAAGFFAASNLDETKYKITILEQNSDVLQKVKISGGGRCNVSHACFDPKELVQFYPRGNKELLSVFTKFQPGDTMDWFDQRKVPLKIEKDNRIFPESNSSQTIINALLHEIQQKNIEVKTKCSVKEIEKQDGKYVVKTSLGDFEADFVIYTTGSSPKSLKMVENLGHKIIDLVPSLFTFNIKDDLLKDLLGTSFEMAETSIPTLKTEESGPLLITHWGLSGPAILKISAWEAINLAKVKYNFQIQVNFISKDIEDAEELFQNFRQSNPKKTIGQSKIFDITNRFWQRILEVSKVDLNKQVAQLSGKEMQSILENLCKKKFKVTGKSTFKDEFVTAGGVDLKEINFKNMSSKILPNFYIAGEVLNIDAVTGGFNFQACWSEAWLIAQDLNNL
- a CDS encoding acyl-CoA thioesterase → MIFYHKFEVRWSDLDANKHLANSSYVQYCAQTRMAFMKQEKMGVTQMSRWGIGPVIMHERFSFFKEIFADQTVIVSLEIDGCAEDCSIYRFVHKFYTPEGDHCATSEATGVWIDTMLRKMTTPPNDVVEAMNKYKSPETVLLTREDFKKLPFRPENIDPAKLV
- the thiL gene encoding thiamine-phosphate kinase, producing the protein MFEDKEPELTPISKLGEFGLIKHLTKHFPLANESSELGVGDDAAVINPGNKKVVLTTDVLAEGVHFNLGYVPLKHLGYKAVVVNLSDIAAMNATPTQILVSLAVSNRFPVEALEELYAGIQTACSRYKVDLIGGDTTSSNAGLVMSITAVGLENDENIVKRSTAKPNDLLVVTGDLGGAYMGLQILEREHAVFLADPNMQPEMEGYDYILERQLKPEARTDVKAILEQLDIKPTSMIDVSDGLASEILHLSDQSQVGFRLYEEKVPMDNLTITTADEFNLNPVMTALSGGEDYELLFTISPNDFEKMKNHPDFSIIGHAVEKEEGNFMVARGSNQLVALTAQGWDAFLGNQQNE
- a CDS encoding DUF6268 family outer membrane beta-barrel protein, with product MKKGLLTAFYCFTHFSCWVNAQTGISGELKTEYIPYSSYIRPEDSVKTDSKSDFKRVDLSFNIPLSMKKNEDGKVKSWSLLVNGSYAKMSHRNYETQLFPDQMLNAQVGLQHLRPLGGKWSMMMTASVGVYTDHENVDFDDVLGQGGVLFIKNFNPKLALGLGPVLTTAFGVPMIMPWIYFDWKTGNKIKFNINFPEGMEAGYQFTDKFALKAVVGLNGMTVERNKDGKSVLLGYQQITAGLRPEIKINESLSLKLTGGTALLRSFNENERKIKSIFKMKQGEDPRFASTFYVAVALRWNLP
- a CDS encoding LytR/AlgR family response regulator transcription factor, whose translation is MTNNNLPKMKCLIIDDEPLARFHLKEMADQIDFLEVVDTCATALEANSKVQSHQIDLLFLDINMPYLTGLEFLEQLENPPLCILTTAYSEYALEGYRLQVVDYLLKPIAFNRFYQAVNKAHQQFIMSEKIKRNTPFDDPFLYVRQSDSFIKVSWVDILFIESMQNYTKLHFKDKSLVIHQTMKAIEESLPAEHFFRIHKSFLINITHIDMISGGRLFINKIELPISRTRKEELLSQVVYKKLISK
- a CDS encoding sensor histidine kinase produces the protein MTKLFLKKHILIIIFWFVFGMAIWMQIQVDSGIYNAFLQTTVILISSSIFAHFLTDKLLPKALISKKMNHFLVEAGIVIILLSFIFSFVFAYIYIDAQTPLPPSFSGHLAALWKGFYLSIPASLLIIGTACGIRFYLEHGKIERDHILLQQAHLESQLKLLQDQINPHVIFNVLNHIHILMKTNTELASFLLLKFSDILRYQLYHCNKNQVMVSQEIQYLQDLVEVEKLRWGNELDVKATWDINNKKAFIAPLLLVPFIENAFKYVCRLPGHKGYIIISCKEEDNILSFYVENSYSNLTTYKKKDGAHGIGLQNVKKRLNLQYPDSHTLKIESDDDIYKVSLTLKLSQENDEQ
- a CDS encoding porin family protein, which encodes MKQRFLALSSLFACITCSVDANAQQTLAFHIGIKGGTNFTKMSSESSALEGKYGLGYQTGMMTRVDFNHLYVQGEVLFNKRKTSYEMKDGSSSKLKWNSINVPIVIGYKIVNNKDFNIRAFAGGVYSYAFNDNLSTTKVLQEGFNKFNVGITGGVGIDYKNFSVDLRYETGLSSISKEFKSKPHSFSLGIGYFLF
- the pepT gene encoding peptidase T, whose protein sequence is MSTMEFNQLWKEKLLNRFLNYVKIYSTSDAESETTPSTERQWDIAKYIVEELKTIGLENVSIDENGYIMGYVPSNLENDDRPTVGFISHYDTSPDFSGENVKPQVWENYDGSDLVLNQTTGFTLSPSKFESLKKYIGQTLITTDGNTLLGADDKAGCAEIVTAAEYLIAHPEIKHGRIAVGFTPDEEIGRGAHKFDVAKFGAEFAYTMDGSEVGELEYENFNAAGAVVKIHGLSVHPGYAFGKMVNAGLLAAEFIQLLPANETPATTKGFDGFYHLMDVNADISEAKLQYIIRDHDEEKYEARKKFMEEKVAEFNQKHGAGTAEIEIKEQYRNMKQQFEGKMHIIDLAAKAMKEANIEPKIKAIRGGTDGAQLSYMGLPCPNIFAGGMNFHGPYEYVALESMEKATEVIINIVKA
- a CDS encoding hydroxymethylglutaryl-CoA lyase, which codes for MFLTECPRDAMQGWGEFIPTDKKIDYINSLMDVGFDVLDCLSFVSPKAIPQMADSNEVAENIDKSRSNTKVSAIIANYKGAEKALKHQSVDIIGFPFSISETFQHRNTNKNQEEAFNEILRMQELVKSEDKQLNIYFSMAFGNPYGEMWKWKDVDFWAQRFSEIGIKDVLLSDTTGVATPETISLLFGKIPSKYPDINFGAHFHNRYEDSYSKLKAAYDQGCTRFDSAIKGIGGCPMAKDDLVGNMPTEQVINFMSVEKASHKLNLLNFESSYNKAKDIFHF
- a CDS encoding sulfurtransferase — protein: MLPIISPSELKNLSVENIIILDARVGKDVHQNYLGKHIKGARFINLDKDLAEIGEDAAFGGRHPLPKIEKFAETLSNLGISEDSHVVVYDDKNGSNAAARAWWMLKSFGLENVQVLDGGFQNAEKEELQFSSGEEIFEKTELIEKDTWLFPVSALEVVENELTNNYSTVIDVRDAYRYKGESEPIDLIAGHIPGAINIPFSENLDEEGIFLKPEVLKEKYSKLLENKPQNLIIHCGSGVTACHTILALNYAGFTIPNLYVGSWSEWSRREGKEIAKEI